Genomic DNA from Dermacentor variabilis isolate Ectoservices chromosome 6, ASM5094787v1, whole genome shotgun sequence:
ATTATTTGCTCCCAAATGTTAGCTCTGCACAACCCTAAGATATGCGCACGACATGTGTAATTAAACGAGAAACACGGTAAGAAAGACATAAGCGTAAAGTCCATGTACTTCCATTTCATATTTCCCATTTTTCCAACGATCCAGTTATCCCAAAAAATCTTTTATATTTACTTGGGATAAGTGGATCGCTGGATCGGACTCGCAAAAAGAAGGCAATACTGTCGCACTACCGTTATCTTTTTCGCTCCCTTCAAAGAAAATGTGGCCAGAGAAGAAATGTTTTTATGTGATGCAACATAAAAGATGCGAGTAATGTCAGCCACATTGACTATGCACAGCTTCTTTTTTCGGCAGAAACTTCCTCCTAGCTTGTTCGTTATAGTACATGTGCTACAAAGATATTGAGACACAGTAAAGCAGCTTGCTCTCTCAGTAATTTGGTGCCTTCATGTGCATGTAGTTAATTCAATGTAGTGCGGCTCTGTCGTGGTCAATGTGTAAACTTCAGTGCTCTGTGTAGTAGTTGTGGGCTCAATTTTAACAAcggtccttttttttctgtttcttttttcagatgCAAAAGTCCTCAAACAATCTGTTGGGGACGTCGTCTGAGGAGAGTTTGCTTATCCAACAGGGGACAACAACCGCTGGGCCCGCGGACCAAACAAGTGATGAACCTACTACTCTGCCACCAAGCTCGGAGAGTAGCTCTGGAACGCAGACGAACAACGATATATTCGGCACCGAAAACGATAAACTGAACGACATTGAAGCCGATAAGCTAGCGAAgacagaagctcacgtggagcccGAAAGCGCTGTTGGTGCCGAGACGCCCGCGGTAGCGACGAATGGTACCACGACACCTACGCAAGTCCCTGCGACAGAACTAGAGCCAAATGCAGCTGATGTCTTCGCAACGACTGGGTCAAAAGAACACTCAGTGCCGTTCCACGCAGAAGGCACGAGCGTGTCTAGTCACATGGATGGCGACGGTGCAACGAGCGCGTCGTCCATGGTTCCTGTTACATCAGGCACATGGCCACCGGATGGAGCTACAGCAGCTGACGATTCCGCGGTCAACACGGAATCAAATGTAAACCCGGAAGCGACGTCGTTTGCAGCGACAACTACGCCGCACGCCTTGCGGGAGACTACTTCTTCGGGGTCCTTCGCTACTCAGCAGGCTCAAGCCGTACCGTTTTCCACTGATGCTCTGCAGCAGTCCAGTTCGGTGCCGAGCATTGGTGGTCCTCAGAGTGCAGAGAGCGCCGTGGAAACGCCCAGTGACGGTGTTTACGGAGGCGATCCTTACTTCCAGCCAGCAATATCCTCACCTGGTATTGCAGCGGGTCCTTTTCATACTCCGAGTCTTTATTCTGATCCGCTGAACACGAACGTTCCGGGCTATTTTAATCCGACGGGAACGAACGGCGTCACCTTCCCTAGGTTTGGCCTGGGGTTCTCGCGTAAGCGCTACTCTAGCCCTCCAGAAGTGGTCACCGTAGAGCAGACATTGTCTCCGGATAGCGTTGATGACACTACACCATCTGCAAATATAGCCCCTTCGGAACAGGGTCACGCGTACGGCGAGGCCTCACTACCTGTCACTTACGGCACTACAACCGAATCTGAGGCCACTGATTCTGGAGCATCGTTGCCGCCCTCAGCTCCTGACACTACTACTGAAGGAATCACTCATGCAGCACCCTTTCTCACGTCGCACGACGTTAACTCTGCTGATTCTACGTCGCTGTCAACAGAATCTCCGGCTCAGCACGCAAATGCGGGCATGCAGCATAGGAGTGAGCTGACCAGTTCTACAGAAAAGCCACACGACGAAGAGACACCCACTACAGATCCCACGCCTGCTACCAATGTTCATGACGGTGCACCCGACGTACCGACTACAGAGTCAAGCGTGATGCCTGAACCTTTCATTAATAGAGCAAAAATGGGCAGGGCACGTACCATCGAAGACCCAGACCCAGATTCGAATGATGTAACCGGGCAGGGACCTCGAGAAATGACGCAGTACACAGAGCCTCCGGTAATAGGTAAAAATTCGCTACAAGATAGCACATCTGACCCGGAATCACCGCTCGCCACTAATTCTGAGAGCACACCTAGTGTCAGTGCAACAGAGGAACCAACGACAGCTTCTCCAATAGAGAGCACAGCGACTGCCTCAGTCATGTCAGAACCGGCTACAGCGGCCCCCACAGGAACTGTACCTTCAGATGTAACAACGAGCCACACCACCGGTTTCATAGATCTTGCGCAGACAAGCAGCGAGAGCGCAACAGGAGCACCTACAGAGAGTACAATGTCGACCCCTGTCATTACTACCACGTTTCGAGATTCTGGAACACCTTTGCAGGAGACCACGACTACGCATTTGGCTGCAGAGGGCGCTACTACGTCACAGACCAGCGACGCAAGCGTGTCCCAAGCACCGGTGGAAATGACCTCCTCATCTCCTGAGGAGGCTACTTCAAGCTCAGTTACAGACGCTACGACAGAGAGTGTCACGGATTCAGCGAAAACTGCACCCACAGATTCGTCTACTCAGAGCGTGCCACAGTCGACGGGAGAATCAGGGGTTTCCACAGATTCGACAACGGTTGCTAGTGGCGACAGCAGCACGCAGTACCCGGGTATTTCTGTTACACAAGAAACCATTGACGTTTCAACGGACACTGCTACGACAGAATCTCATGTGAGTTCACAGGATGCGACATCCCAGGTAGAAGCATCTACAGACGCAGCGTCAGGACACCCAGAGTTAAGGACAGAAGGCGATTTCACGACAGTGACCCCTGCTATGACAGATGGACCAGCAAATGAGGGCCCGCCGCACACGCAGACCAACCCTTCCGTTTCAGGTACAACCGAAATCGTTCAGTCAGTTGGAAAGGAAGAGTTGACAACAGAAGAAGAAGGCAACATGGGACGAAAAACTCCCATCCTATCGGAGGGGACCACTTCCCTGGCAACCGAGCACGCATTGACAACGCAGGAAGTACAAACAACAGAATTACCGACGTACCAGGCGACAACACCCCGTTCGCCTGTTATTTCGAATGAAGACGGTGAGAGTACACCATCATCTGTATACGCGGATACAACGCCAATAGCAGACAACAGGCCAGCCGAGTTTACAACACCGATTGCTGAGGTTGCAGCAACCACAGAAGGCAGATCTACAACACCAGAAGCCGACAGCACAACACtgacagctgacactacaacaAATCCAACTGCCGACTCTGCAACGCCAGCTGCTGACACTACTGAATCCCCAGTTGTCGAGACTACGGCACCTCCAGCTGCCGACACTGCGGCACCACCATCTGCCGAGACTACAGGACCGCCCACTGCCGAGACTACGGCACCGCCAGCTGCTGACACTACGGCATCACCAGCTGCCGAGACTACGGCATCGCCAGCTACCGACACTACGGCACCACCAGCTGCCGAGACCATGGCACCAGCACCTGCCGAGGCTACGGCACCGCCAGCTACCGACACCGACACTACGGCACCACCAGCTGCCGAGACCACAGCACCACCAGCTACCGAGACTACAGCACCACCAGCTGCCGAGGCTACATCACCGCCAGCTGCCGAGACTACAGCTCCGCCAGCCGAAAGTACAACACCGACAGCCGAGATTCTAACCCACGCCGCCGAGACCACAACTGCCCTGAGTGGTGTGCCTGAAACGGAACCAGCAGCAGGCGAGGTGGCAACGTCACCATCGGCTGTCGGAATTACAACAGTAGAAGTAAGCGATGTTGTAACGACGACAGCAGTCGAAGCTACAACACCTGGAAACGCCCCGTCGACGGAACCAGCTACTGACTTTTCAACGGCATCAGAGGTGACAGGTGGTTCCTCGGCAAGCCGAAGTCCTAAACAACTCTCTGAGAGCACGTCCATGTCTCTGCCAGAGTGGACCACGTCACCTTCTACTGAACACGATCCCAAGCACAGCTTCACGACGGCCCCTGACCTGTTCTCAACTACTCTATCATACACAAGCTGGCGGCAAAGCACAACACATCCTTCACCTTCTGAGGAGCCCGCTGGCCGGGACATTACAGAAGGGACATCCTGGAATACGGATACTACAACGGCCTCCTCTATACAGGACTGGACGTCGTCGACCGAGGCGCCAGCCTACACGTCGGGTGAGAGAAGCTAACATGTTGTTTAAGAGCTGGTAGCAGCGTTTCTCTTAATGTGACGACACTGGCTGCCATAAAAAACCACAACACAAATATCGATCAGTGACTCCACAGAAATAGGCTAGAACATCAATCCAAAAACCTTTGTTGTGTAACGCAGTGGGTCATATCTTGCTTATTTCCAATTTACCCACAATTTTCACTTTTAACGTGTTCTTGTGTCCAACAAGGAAGCTTCGTCGTCAACGCAGCCAATCTTGATTGATGAGAACGATAAAACATCTCAATGACGACGCGGGAGTTTTGTAAGACAGTATACGGGACGCTTTACTCATGTCGTTTTGGCTTTGTCATCCAAGGCATGCACCTGAAGATCGTCACGTTTGCGTCAGCCCTTGCGCCTTCGTTCAAACAGCCTTTTATATGAGTGCGCCTAAAGTCACGCCTGAGTAGTATAGCCTGTTGATGTTGGAGAACTCATTAGATAAAGTAATTGGCGCAGCATCGATGCAATGTATTTACGATTTACATAAAAAGGCGGCGCGGATACATGTTCGTGCAGGCACTGTGCAGATTGGATCGTTTGCGAGACACACCTTGAAGTTAAGTCCAGGTAAACAATCAGAAAATGGTATACTCATATCTATATTTGGTGCTTAAGATTTCTTGGGGCTGCCAATGGCGTTACGTTACTTACCGCCTTGCGCAAATGAGATATTATTTCTTGTGGCTCTCTCATCGCAGCGCAGCAGGTTTACATCCAGGTAATTCCCCTTTACAAAGGTGTTAAGTAAAGTAAAGAAGTTCTGGTTCGGCCGCTTATCAGATGCTTTGCCAAATTTCTAGGCCCTGTGATTGCGCTCACCTTCCCCTTTCTGAAAGGCTTCGCGTCCAAGGTTTCCGCTGTATACCTTTAAATGAATCATTCGGTTTCGCTGCATTTCTGAGGCTTTACTCAGAAAGATTTCGTAGGTGCTTTTTTTTCGGTTTGTTGGCCAACTTCACTAATAATATGTTTGATATCAAACTTGGTTAGGACATACTTTTACAAGCAGTTCTAGCGAATTAATTTTACGTCAGTCTATCCTTGCAGTTATTAACGCCGCTCTTTGACGTAGTTGCATTTCAAATTTTACTCTTGTTCCTGAACTGAAGGCCCGTAGGTAGGACGACTGGAGAATCGCGTGACCGCCATAAACAAATTAAGCATCAGATAACGATTGCCATGCTGTCACATTGACAGAAACAGGTCAGGCTGCAAAAAAATAATGATTGAAATTTATGTACTAAACAAGattcaaattcattttttttgAGCAGCGTGGACGTCGGTATCCTTTTGTGCGTTGAAATGTTACCTTAACTTTGTTCAGATAGCAAAGTAGGTGCTTTGAATTGCTCTTTCATTTGCAAAGAGGGGCCAATTTCTCGCGTGGTAACGCGTTCTAGCGGCATAACGCTTGCTCGTGTTCCCTTTGGCAGGCAGTCTGTGGGATAGTGGTTACGACGACTAAGTTGTGACCAGTGGGCTCGTTCGTACGGTTATTATTTTGTTCCAGAAGTATCCGTACAAAAACCGCAATTAAGGCGTCTTGAATCAAGTCATCGATCCACGCTGCTATTGGTCTGTGATATTTTTTGATGCCACCGAATATTTTCGTTCCTACTACCTTGATCCAGTAACAACGGCAAAATATAATTTACATGAAAGACGCTAGAATATCCTTGCTTCAGTGTCCATATGCTGAAAGTTTCGGGGTAGTCTTTTTCAGCGGGAGAGCAATGCATTGTTCTGCACATGAGCCTTCAACTGGAGCTAGTATAGTAGTGACTGCGTCTATGGCTATCATTTGTCTTTCTCGCATTAGATGCGCTTTGTGCGTACATGTtctagagagagacagaaagagatcaATGAGATGCGAAAGGCCGGGACGCTAACCGTAATATAGATATCCAATTTGCAATCCTTCACTGGGGAAGGCGTACGGGGAAACAGAAAGATGAAGATAAGCACAAACAGACAAAAATACGTAGATGAAGAATAGAGCAGAATTAAGACGTTTTGAAGCAAGTAATCGATCCAAGCTGCTGCAGTTTTCCTGTGATACTTCTGCTGCACTCAGTTATGTGGAACGTTTATGTTAAAATATGACTGAAGCCTTCTCGAGGTGCAATGCACAAATGATATTCGTGAAGTGAAACGTTCACGCTTTGATTGATTGGGGACTATTTTAAGCGCTAAATGCCTGGGCTTGATGTTTGTGCACTGATTTCTTTTGACAGGCTCAGCGAACCACGGAAACTAGAATGCACAGCTCATGCTGTGATCTGTCTGCACCAATCTGTGGCCTGTTTAAACGCAGCATCGCGAATTCTGTAGCGCGCCGTGTATCACATTTTCTCTGAGTTTAATTACGAGGTTCATCGCACCCTCGTTCCCAGCTAACGGGAAGGAAACTTCGCACAAATTTCGCACCGTTTAATTTGAAATCAATAAGGCCGCCACTTCTGTCTctcttttttaaatgtttttccTTCGTTTGCTTACGTCACTCTCCAAGCCAGAAATGCTGCGGTGACACTCGTGGCGCAATTACTTCTGGTTGTATCTAACCTGTTTCAAAGTGTCGGCTCGCGGCACATCGGAGAAGAGCGAGAGTGCGGCACACAGTTTTGCTTCGCACGGCGCTCGCTTTCCCGAGGACGCCGTAACTCAGGGGTCGCACGACAGGCGCTGGAGCAGCGTCGACCCGCGACGGCCGTGCTTGCCGATGGGAACAACCGAGCGATCTCCTGCCGGGGAGGCATTCCCGTCAGTGTCGGTGCATTGCGAGACGCTCCCGATGGTGGCAGCAGCCACCGACGCTATTTACGACTTCCGGTTCTTTGTGGCTTCGCAGGTTCGCCAACCAGCACGGAAATTGGCGCCGACGACGCGTCCTGCGTGAGTATGTTTGTCCTCTGCGCGAGCCCCCGATCGCCACACCTTTTCTGCACATATCGACGCGCGTGGGGGTTAAGACCCGTTTTCGATGTCTCTGGTTATGGATGTAGCCGCGAGAGTAACGTGGTGCGCACTGCCCACTAGAAACGATTTGTTAGCTTTGCCCCCTGCACGATGTTCGATGACGCTTAAAGAAGACGTCGTACTAAGAAGTGAATCGGGAACCGTTTGCCTGTAGCGCTTCTCTTAGTAGAACCAAAGCAATGTTCATACACACGTGACGTAATATTGACAAATTCTCGAGTGCTATGACCTCAAAAAGATAGGAAATGTCATACCAGTGCGTTTGACGGGAAAGTAAATTCAAAGAGTCAAAAGATGGCCTGGTTGGAGATTCACGATTGTACTCGTACATGGAAAGCCGCAACTCCAGAGGAATGGCAGTGGGCAGGCAGTGCGAAATCATGTGCCTCTGTTCCTGTCCGTCTCGTGTTAAGCGTGGTGTACGTATATTTGAACATTGACACGAAACAATAATTGGGCTGTTGCATAATATCGAGATTAAATAAAGCGTTTATCCCCCAATCTCGACGCAGAAAGTTACGACTGTGTCGATGTGTTGACAATTTTACATGGGATCACGTGTAGCGTAATACTATAGTGCCGCTACCTTGTCTAGCAGATAAGTGGTTTTTACAAGAAATGACGGGGTGTTATTTACTTTAATGAACATAGTCTAGAAGAACCGGCAATAATATTCAGAGATAGAAAATGCAAGTACTAGCGTATCTACAGGCATTCAACTGAGCCGCCTTTTCTCGGCATCCTGGTGTGCGGGTCCCTAGAGAGAGAGATTTATGTCGATATCGGCAGTCTACCAAGCCTCTCTAATAGGACGTTTCAGATTCTGAAATATCGTGCTAGGAAGTGGGAAGAATTTACATGAAAACTATCGCAGAGTAATTAGATTGTGCGGTCGTACACCCACATTGCATAAAATGTTGGGGTGCACGATATTTTCTATTCCTACGAGTAGTTTCTTGCAGTTCTTCGCAGTGGAAAGACTGCTATATTTTAGCAGCACTGCATGAGCTGCCTTGCTGAACGAGCAGAATGGAAATAATTTATCGAAATTCTTGCTTAGAGTAAAGCACTGGCGCGAGGTGAGAGGAGGTTAGACCCACTTTATTCGATGATCGCAGTAAATGGTGCACACTAAAGACTGCACTTTGGAGACGCTCACGCACTGGATTGGCGCTATTTACGGTATTGAAACAGGGAATTCAGAAATCCGTCGAGGAGCATTAGAGTGGACATTCCGAATAAACGGAATCGGTCATCTCTAAGAAATAATTTGAAGCACATTTACTTTGAGAGCAGTCACAGCTTCGGGCTTCAATATATAATGAAAAATGGACGCAAAggctaaaaaaaaagctttcatgcTATAGATACATAAAATACAATGCTGTGTTTTCAATAAATTCAACTATCATTCTTCTGTATAGAGTACGCCAATTGTTATGTAATTTCTTAGTATACGGATTGAAATATTGAGTTGCTAATAAACATTCTGTTGCTCTTCGGCCATGTAGTGGCTTTCTCCTTATGCTCGCTTACCTGTCAAATGGGATTTGTGCAGAACATCGTGGAAGGTGCCCTACCGGTGTCGTGCCTTCTGCCCGAGGAACTCAACCAAACTGTGACA
This window encodes:
- the LOC142584858 gene encoding uncharacterized protein LOC142584858 codes for the protein MDTTTCLTSAVLLLAALSATTVGQAETTTPAVTTTVTPMQKSSNNLLGTSSEESLLIQQGTTTAGPADQTSDEPTTLPPSSESSSGTQTNNDIFGTENDKLNDIEADKLAKTEAHVEPESAVGAETPAVATNGTTTPTQVPATELEPNAADVFATTGSKEHSVPFHAEGTSVSSHMDGDGATSASSMVPVTSGTWPPDGATAADDSAVNTESNVNPEATSFAATTTPHALRETTSSGSFATQQAQAVPFSTDALQQSSSVPSIGGPQSAESAVETPSDGVYGGDPYFQPAISSPGIAAGPFHTPSLYSDPLNTNVPGYFNPTGTNGVTFPRFGLGFSRKRYSSPPEVVTVEQTLSPDSVDDTTPSANIAPSEQGHAYGEASLPVTYGTTTESEATDSGASLPPSAPDTTTEGITHAAPFLTSHDVNSADSTSLSTESPAQHANAGMQHRSELTSSTEKPHDEETPTTDPTPATNVHDGAPDVPTTESSVMPEPFINRAKMGRARTIEDPDPDSNDVTGQGPREMTQYTEPPVIGKNSLQDSTSDPESPLATNSESTPSVSATEEPTTASPIESTATASVMSEPATAAPTGTVPSDVTTSHTTGFIDLAQTSSESATGAPTESTMSTPVITTTFRDSGTPLQETTTTHLAAEGATTSQTSDASVSQAPVEMTSSSPEEATSSSVTDATTESVTDSAKTAPTDSSTQSVPQSTGESGVSTDSTTVASGDSSTQYPGISVTQETIDVSTDTATTESHVSSQDATSQVEASTDAASGHPELRTEGDFTTVTPAMTDGPANEGPPHTQTNPSVSGTTEIVQSVGKEELTTEEEGNMGRKTPILSEGTTSLATEHALTTQEVQTTELPTYQATTPRSPVISNEDGESTPSSVYADTTPIADNRPAEFTTPIAEVAATTEGRSTTPEADSTTLTADTTTNPTADSATPAADTTESPVVETTAPPAADTAAPPSAETTGPPTAETTAPPAADTTASPAAETTASPATDTTAPPAAETMAPAPAEATAPPATDTDTTAPPAAETTAPPATETTAPPAAEATSPPAAETTAPPAESTTPTAEILTHAAETTTALSGVPETEPAAGEVATSPSAVGITTVEVSDVVTTTAVEATTPGNAPSTEPATDFSTASEVTGGSSASRSPKQLSESTSMSLPEWTTSPSTEHDPKHSFTTAPDLFSTTLSYTSWRQSTTHPSPSEEPAGRDITEGTSWNTDTTTASSIQDWTSSTEAPAYTSGSPTSTEIGADDASCNIVEGALPVSCLLPEELNQTVTVKFGDLNKTRAETFRVEARVWLLDYCNKNGIPLGDPMVVFLSGDRGMDLISFFVLNRTRGSVVPSDTVVAVLNNMKLTFEDKLGTAITDVFYGLPVIQKKDVGVAGFLGSSLGLVYVIVGAAVAALLLLALLVVIMVKCRTLSSNQYSPDSEKLTKDLHMRAEMGDLRPADEILKEEAQLKDALNGNGTHINGDGWVVPYSQIVSERKPPGDAQDTRL